The Heyndrickxia acidicola sequence TTACAAGGGCCAGAACCTTCTGTACTAAATCCTGGGGAAGATACGGCTTAGCGAGAAGTCCTCTGCTTCCAATATCAATAGCTTTTTTTGCAGCCTCAAAGGTTGCCTCTGCTGTTAAGGAAAAAATAACTGGTTTAATGATCCGTATGGTGGAAAAAAGCTTTTCAGCTTCTTCTTCCTGCCCCATACTCATTTCTAAAATTAACAGGTTTGGAGATTTATTTTCGAGAGTAATAATGGCTTCACCTGCATGATGGGCAACCTCCACCTGTATATCTCTTATCGAGGATTCTAATAACCATTGTATCCCCCTTGCTTCAAATTGATCCTGGCTGGCAATTAGTATCTTCATGAAGAAAAGAACCCCTTTTGAAGAACATTTTCATATAAAAAGCAACTTCCGATTTTTTACTCGATTTTCTCCAGATTTCGATATTTTCCGCCAAAATAAAGCAAAGGGTCACCATCTTTTTTTGTTAGACCCGTTACTTCTCCTATAAAAATTGTGTGGTCTCCGGCTTTTAAGCTATCTGTGACTTCACAGGAGATAGCCGCAAGTGCATCCTTTAGAACAGGCTGGCCATCTAAGCGGTCAAATTCGATAGAGGTTTCCTCAATCAGCTGTTTAGCAAAAATCATGGATAGCTTTTGCTGGTCATCCTTTAAGAAACTGACTGTAAATTTTCTTGTTTGAGGGAGAAGTGTATGCATTGACGCTTTTTCATCAATTGAGATCGCTACAAGCTTTGGTTCTAAGGAAACAGACATAAACGAGTTTACTGTCATGCCATGAATGTTTCCCTCTGATTCTGTTGTAACAACCGTTATACCCGTTGCAAATTTCCCCATTGTATCCCGGAATACCCTATTTTCCATTCTTATTTCCTCCTCTGGCTAATAAAAATTTTTACTTTCTATTTTACGTTGTCTCTAGAATAAATCTGCAGCGTTTATACAGCAGTGTTTCATATAAATAAATTTTCAAAGTCATAATTTATTTATATGCTCTATTACAGCTCAATGACGATATTTTGAGCAAATGGCAATGCCATTGATACACTTCAAAGGAGCCCCAAATGCTTAACAGGCCCATGAAGGCTCGTGATCCGCTCTGGAGTTAAGTCAACAGTGCTTAATTTATAAGTAAATTATATCACGCATATTGAGCCGATGTCTTTTTTATCTAGGCTCTTCCCCTAACCTTTGATACTATTTAAAATATTAGCTTTGTATAGGTTCGTAGTTGATTTTACACCCATATTGATTGAAGCTTGATGAGCGCAGGGCTCCACAGCCGCCTCGGAAAGCGAGTGCCTTAAGCGGAAATCAGGATAATAGGAGCACACCTCATATCTCAATTACATTCTTAATCAGGAATGAATTATAAGGAGATAGAAACGAAAGGCACGAGTCCCTTGCAGGAACAGGTTGTTAGTGAGTATGCTGAATGCTTTCCTCCCTTTTTTTTTCTATATACGCGCTGCCTAAAATCTGCTATAACATACATATGAAATGGCCTTCAATGAGCTAAAAACACCAAGATCCCTTAATAAAAGTCTATGATAAAACATTGCAAAAGGAGGATACTTATGATACCTAAACGCTTAAAACCGGGTGATGAAATTAGAGTAATTGCTCCATCTACGAGTATGGCTGTCATTAAAGGAAAACAGCTGGCAATAGCAACCGAAAGATTAGAAGCTCTAGGCTTTCATGTTACATTTGGCCAGCATGTTGATGAACATAATGATTTTTTTTCAACATCTATTGAGAATCGGCTTAACGATTTGCATGCCGCCTTTTTGGATCCAAATGTCAAAGCCATTCTTACTGCGATAGGCGGCTATAATTCCAATCAGCTATTAAGCTATTTAAATTATCAATTAATCAGCCAAAACCCGAAGATTCTTTGCGGCTATAGTGATATCACCGCTTTACAACTGGCCATTTATCGAAAAACAGGCTTAGTGACTTATTCAGGTCCTCATTTTTCAACATTTGGTATGAAAAAGCAATCTGATTACACCATCCAATCCTTTTTAGCGGCATTAACCAATGATGCGCCCTATGAACTGGAACCTTCAGAAACCTGGAGTGACGATAAGTGGTATTTGGACCAGGAGGCCAGAAGCTATCATAAGCAGGATGGATATCTGTTAATAAACGAAGGAAAAGCAAAGGGGACATTCATTGGAGGTAATTTGTGCACACTTAATTTACTTCAGGGTACAGATTATTTTCCTTCCTTAAAAGATAGCATTCTTTTTATTGAAGATGACGAAGAATCTCATCCTCTGACCTTTGACAGAGATCTGCAATCTGTACTTCAGCTCCCTGACGCCAAATACATAAAAGCAATCTTGATCGGCAGATTTCAAAAGGGGTCAAATATGACGGAAGAAGCCCTTATAAAAATGATTGAAACCAAAAAAGAGCTTTGCGGCATTCCGATTGTAGCTAACGTTAATTTTGGACACACCGATCCGACTGCAACCATTCCAATAGGGGCTAAAGGTTATGTAAACGCCACCCAGGAAATGATTGAAATCGTTGTAGAACCATGAAAAAACTCATGGTTCTTTTTTGAAGGAAAGTATAAATTTTTTTAAAATAAGGCTTTGTTAAATTTCTATGTTAATAACTGCTCGTTTTTCAGCTGAGCTGAAAGGCGTGTGAAACAGCTGCTTCACACGAATGCGCTACAAAACTACAGCGTCCTCTAACAAAGCCAAAAATAAATTAATTAACCACTGTGGCCACTGTCTAACTCCAGCGCCTATCGGCTAGCGTATTTCTCCGTCTTCTCCCTGCGATAAGTTAACATCTAGT is a genomic window containing:
- a CDS encoding flavin reductase family protein yields the protein MENRVFRDTMGKFATGITVVTTESEGNIHGMTVNSFMSVSLEPKLVAISIDEKASMHTLLPQTRKFTVSFLKDDQQKLSMIFAKQLIEETSIEFDRLDGQPVLKDALAAISCEVTDSLKAGDHTIFIGEVTGLTKKDGDPLLYFGGKYRNLEKIE
- a CDS encoding S66 family peptidase, translating into MIPKRLKPGDEIRVIAPSTSMAVIKGKQLAIATERLEALGFHVTFGQHVDEHNDFFSTSIENRLNDLHAAFLDPNVKAILTAIGGYNSNQLLSYLNYQLISQNPKILCGYSDITALQLAIYRKTGLVTYSGPHFSTFGMKKQSDYTIQSFLAALTNDAPYELEPSETWSDDKWYLDQEARSYHKQDGYLLINEGKAKGTFIGGNLCTLNLLQGTDYFPSLKDSILFIEDDEESHPLTFDRDLQSVLQLPDAKYIKAILIGRFQKGSNMTEEALIKMIETKKELCGIPIVANVNFGHTDPTATIPIGAKGYVNATQEMIEIVVEP